A region of Argentina anserina chromosome 5, drPotAnse1.1, whole genome shotgun sequence DNA encodes the following proteins:
- the LOC126794243 gene encoding NAC domain-containing protein 7-like — translation MNTFSHVPPGFRFHPTDEELVDYYLRKKMASKKIDLDVIRDVDLYKIEPWDLQELCKIGSEDQNEWYFFSHKDKKYPTGTRTNRATKAGFWKATGRDKAIYIRHNLVGMRKTLVFYKGRAPNGQKSDWIMHEYRLETNENGPPQAKGWVVCRVFKKRLATVRRMGDYESPCWYDQGSSFIPELDSPRTSMNIPHSAYTASSSSYHHQLYSNCKQELDNHLQYNTMPAVPPHPDSFLQLPQLESPKVAQYGTYDHRRNNGCHVIPSSTFRPEGQLQQMNQQNLMINSSPLIYNDQSLDDQLTDWRVLDKFVASQLSHGQQEASKETTTNYSNEAVFDPVGDEVHMNMGDNESKRPENIFRQDYTASTSTSSCQVDLWK, via the exons ATGAATACCTTTTCACATGTACCCCCGGGCTTTAGATTCCACCCAACAGATGAAGAACTTGTTGATTATTATCTTAGAAAGAAGATGGCTTCAAAGAAGATTGACCTTGATGTCATCAGAGATGTTGATCTTTATAAGATTGAGCCATGGGATCTTCAAg AATTGTGCAAAATAGGGAGTGAAGATCAGAATGAATGGTATTTTTTCAGCCACAAAGATAAAAAGTACCCTACAGGAACTCGCACAAATAGGGCAACAAAAGCTGGGTTTTGGAAAGCTACTGGAAGAGATAAAGCTATTTACATTAGGCACAACCTAGTTGGCATGAGAAAGACTCTGGTGTTTTACAAAGGACGTGCTCCGAATGGACAGAAGTCAGATTGGATCATGCATGAGTATCGACTTGAAACTAATGAAAATGGACCTCCTCAGGCAA AAGGATGGGTTGTGTGTAGAGTGTTCAAGAAACGATTGGCAACAGTAAGGAGAATGGGTGATTATGAGTCACCATGTTGGTATGACCAAGGCTCCTCATTCATACCGGAACTTGATTCTCCAAGGACTAGTATGAATATTCCTCACTCTGCTTATACAGCGTCCTCATCATCATATCATCACCAGCTTTACTCCAACTGCAAACAAGAACTTGATAATCATTTGCAGTACAATACTATGCCTGCGGTGCCTCCTCATCCTGATTCTTTTCTCCAACTCCCTCAATTAGAAAGCCCCAAGGTTGCGCAATATGGCACTTATGATCATCGTAGGAACAATGGATGCCATGTCATTCCATCTTCCACATTCAGGCCAGAGGGGCAATTGCAGCAGATGAATCAACAGAATCTCATGATCAATTCATCACCATTAATTTATAATGACCAAAGTCTTGATGATCAACTTACAGATTGGCGAGTTCTTGACAAATTTGTTGCATCACAGCTCAGCCATGGCCAGCAAGAAGCTTCCAaagaaacaacaacaaattaCTCAAATGAAGCAGTATTTGATCCTGTGGGTGATGAAGTACATATGAACATGGGAGACAACGAATCCAAGAGGCCAGAAAATATTTTCAGACAGGACTATACCGCCTCAACATCCACCTCAAGTTGCCAAGTTGATCTGTGGAAATGA